The sequence TCCTCGCTCGCATCCCGACGGCGTTTATATTCCTCGTATGCTGTGGAGATTACCTTTCCGCAGGTGAAACAGCGAACCGGTATCATCTGGTTGCTCCACTAATGTTATTGTTCATCCTAATAAAGCTCACCGGTATGATTTCTGGAATTTCTTCCGTGCCCCACGACCATGTGGCTTTTTGGCTTCTTTCTGACGTGAGTCATTCACGAGCAGACTGCGATCATACACGTGATATACATCTTTCATACGGGGATCATTATGCCACTTGACAATTCCCCTGGCAAGAGCAGTACGTGCCGCTTCTGCCTGTCCCATGACGCCCCCTCCGGCTACCTTAATGGAGACATCCACACCCTCCAGCACATCTGGAAGTAGCTGAAGTGGTTCGGATATCTTCATTCTGGCAAGCTCGGTGGAGAACACATCAAGTGACAGAGAGTTAATGCGAACTACCCCTTTACCAGGCCGGAACGTTGCCCGGGCAACCGCGGTTTTTCTCTTTCCACTGGTATTGATTATTCTCATCAGAGGTCACCTGATCAGTATTTTGCTCCAAGGAACGTGCTGATTGCACCGAGTGTCACATGTGACGGGTTGCCCAGCCGCTTCTTGCTTGCATCCTCAATCGTTTCACTTGGCAGTCCGGATAACTCATCCGGTATACCAACATAAATCTTGATCCGCTTCATGGCCTCGATTCCCCGCTCGCGCTTGTAAGGAATCATACCACGAATGGTCCTTTTCAGGATATGATCCGGTCTTCGTGGAAAGAACGGACCGCCTTCCCGTGAACCGCGTTGGCGTTTCTGTTTATAGTTGCCAAGAACACGTGCACGGCTTCCGGACACAACTGCTTTCTCAGCGTTGATCACTGCGATCTCTTCACCTGCAAGGGCACGCTTTGCAACATTACTGGCAAGTCTCCCCATAAGCAGGCCATCACCGTCAATTACCGTTACCATGATCACACCTACCTCAGTATCCTGGTCCTGCTCCCTTTCGGGTTCTGGGAGAGCAACTGT comes from Methanospirillum hungatei and encodes:
- a CDS encoding 30S ribosomal protein S9, translated to MMRIINTSGKRKTAVARATFRPGKGVVRINSLSLDVFSTELARMKISEPLQLLPDVLEGVDVSIKVAGGGVMGQAEAARTALARGIVKWHNDPRMKDVYHVYDRSLLVNDSRQKEAKKPHGRGARKKFQKSYR
- a CDS encoding 50S ribosomal protein L13 is translated as MVTVIDGDGLLMGRLASNVAKRALAGEEIAVINAEKAVVSGSRARVLGNYKQKRQRGSREGGPFFPRRPDHILKRTIRGMIPYKRERGIEAMKRIKIYVGIPDELSGLPSETIEDASKKRLGNPSHVTLGAISTFLGAKY